In Edaphobacter paludis, a single window of DNA contains:
- the nuoK gene encoding NADH-quinone oxidoreductase subunit NuoK → MVPTAYYLVLAAILFSIGVGSFLIKRNIITIFMSIELMLNAVNLTFVAFAHHWHQINGQIFVFFVMVVAAAEAAVGLAIIIAIFRTRQTLNVDQIDLMKL, encoded by the coding sequence ATGGTTCCCACCGCCTATTATCTTGTTCTCGCCGCCATTTTGTTCTCCATCGGCGTCGGGTCTTTTCTCATCAAGCGCAACATCATCACTATCTTTATGTCGATTGAGCTGATGCTCAACGCCGTCAACCTTACCTTCGTCGCCTTCGCGCACCATTGGCACCAGATCAACGGCCAGATCTTCGTCTTCTTCGTGATGGTCGTTGCAGCCGCCGAAGCCGCCGTTGGCCTTGCAATCATCATCGCCATCTTCCGTACCCGCCAGACGCTGAACGTCGACCAGATCGACCTGATGAAACTATGA
- a CDS encoding NADH-quinone oxidoreductase subunit J has product MQLALFIIFGALAVAGALNLLLQRHPINSALSLVVVMMSLAVLYWSLGAEFLAAAQVIVYSGAIMVLFVFVIMLLNAGEEEQTTGSRAAYFAGFPGAAAIFCLLSFVFLSEHKALGFANIGGHLDSGIDNIAQISQVLFTKQLLPFEVTSILILVAILGAVVLARKEEQ; this is encoded by the coding sequence ATGCAACTGGCACTTTTCATAATCTTTGGCGCGCTGGCCGTAGCGGGAGCGCTCAATCTCCTGCTGCAACGTCACCCCATTAATAGCGCTCTGTCGCTCGTCGTCGTGATGATGTCACTCGCCGTCCTTTATTGGTCGCTGGGGGCAGAGTTTCTCGCTGCCGCGCAGGTCATCGTCTACTCCGGCGCCATCATGGTGCTCTTCGTCTTTGTCATCATGCTGCTCAATGCGGGCGAAGAAGAACAGACCACCGGCAGCCGTGCAGCGTATTTCGCCGGATTCCCTGGAGCTGCCGCCATCTTCTGCCTGCTCAGCTTCGTCTTCCTGTCGGAGCACAAGGCGCTTGGCTTCGCCAATATCGGCGGCCATCTCGACAGCGGCATCGACAATATCGCACAGATCAGCCAGGTCCTCTTTACCAAACAGCTTCTTCCATTCGAAGTGACTTCTATCCTCATCCTCGTCGCCATCCTCGGCGCCGTCGTTCTCGCGCGCAAGGAGGAGCAATAA